In Lactuca sativa cultivar Salinas chromosome 5, Lsat_Salinas_v11, whole genome shotgun sequence, the DNA window aaaAAGCATAacgtataagacaattaacttaaatcacaaaaGACTGatatcttaaaaacatcaaatcactagtaattaaaaataaacatcttaaaattgtcaaatttcatcattttttaaagttaaacataacaaaaaatcaacatttttgtCTTCTAGAATTTTATCATTCTTTCATCCATAAAAGttatcttatttttaatatttaatatattaatcgtTAATAAAAAATTGTATATATTATATGCGATACGGTGTGGTTTTtaaaaactaataaccgcaccacACCGCAAATTTATAgtttttgaaaaacataaaacctcaCCATCGGTATTTATTACTATTTTTATTACGGTTACGGTTTTTGCGATTAATTTTAGTTGTGGTGAGGTTTTTGCTCGTCCTATAACAAAATAaaactacaatattttttttttgctgTTCTGCATAAAATGAGGATATTATAATTATCTGAAATgggataaaaaaatatataatcttACAAATTATAAGAATAGAGTATATCACTATTGTGCACGTTTAGCTCAAATATATCGTTACTTTATTTGAATTTTGGTGACATTAAGGACCGTTGAAATTGATTCGAAAAAGGGATCCAACGTGTAGTTGTTTTTCCGGTAAGAAGTAAAAGAGAAACCGTTAAGGATCTGGCAGCCACTGGCCACTTTCCACCACCTCCTTTTTCTTCCATTTTTATGTTAAACCACCTTTTCCCTTTTCTGTTCTCCAATTACTTCCTGTTACACCCACCAATCGTATAGGGTTTTCTTCTTCAATCAAATCAAACAGGTCACTTGTCCTTTCTAGCTTCAATCGTCAAATCAATTGGTGAATGATCACTACTATCACCATCCGATAACTTTACTGTTTCTCTGTACACTTTCGTCGTTTGTGATGGGAAAAGTTGCGGTGGGAGCTGCGGTGATAGGTGGGGTTGCAATTTGTGCTGCGGCCTCACTGATTGTGCGCCACCATGTGCGGAGCTCGAGACGGTGGGTTAAAACGGTggaaattcttaaagaattagaAGACAAGTGTGCAACATCCAACGCTAAGTTGAAGCAGATAGCTGACGCCATGACCGTTGAAATGCATGCTGGACTTGCTTCTGAAGGTGGTAGCAAACTCAAGATGCTCATCAGCTACGTTGATAATCTTCCCACTGGGTAACTAATTATCCATTCAATTTGCGTACATGAATCATAAACCTATCTTTATTTGGATAAACCGTAAACagattgaaattatatttatttacgaTTTCAAAATGATTATTGAATTTTGGTTTAAATCTAATTAGTCTCGATCCTGAATAAAATTTCTCTGTTTAGTGACGAAGAAGGCGTGTATTACGCATTGGATCTCGGAGGAACAAACTTCCGGGTGTTGCGAGTGCAATTGGCAGGGAAATCCGGTATCAAATCTCAAGAGTTTGCCGAGGTTTCAATTCCTCCACAGTTGATGATCGGAACTTCACAAGTAATCCCCTCGATATCTTATCCTATATCCGTTTATAAGTAAAAGCTCGCCGGAATTGGTCGCCGGGATCTGAAAGTTAActgtttttacattttttaggcCCTTTTTGATTATATCGCAGCCGAACTTGCAAAATTCGTAGCCGATGAAGGTGACAAGTTTCATCTTCCTCCTGGGCGACAGAGGGAGTTAGGTTTCACATTCTCGTTTCCGGTGATGCAATTATCGATTGATTCCGGGAGTCTCATGCGATGGACTAAAGGATTCTCTATTCACGACATGGTAATTAGCGTTTCCATTCCCTTTTCCCTTCTCTCTTAGTAAATGAAATTCTAGAAGTAGTGGAATCATCCATTCCATTCAAGTACCCGAAACAAATTGACCGTTGATAATTTTGTTAATCCAAATTCATGATTTTGATTAAATTACATTACACTGCTTATTTCATTACATAGGTCGGTCAAGATGTAGTTGCGGAACTAACACATGCAATGAAACGTCAAGGTGTCGATATGCGTGTTTCCGCATTGGTAACTTcatttcaattaaaaaaaaaaacaccatatATTTTTATTCTTATAATTCAATATAACCTTCCATTTTGTGAGAAATAACATCCAAATTTAAACCTAGGTGAATGATACAGTGGGGACATTAGCCGGGGGTAGATACGACAATAAAGACGTTGTTATCGCGGTAATCTTGGGAACTGGATCAAATGCAGCTTACGTGGAGCGCGCTCAGGGTATACCAAAATGGCACGGCCCGCCCCCTAAATCCGGCGAGATGGTGGACCCTACATTTccttttatagcattctactttcggTGTCAAAAAGATTTATTATTTACGGTCggtaattattttttttgtaaagGTTGTCAACATGGAGTGGGGTAACTTCAGATCTTCACAGCTTCCGTTAACGGAGTATGATAATGCACTTGATGTTGAAAGTTTGAACCCTAACGAACAGGTGAATGTTAATATCATAAATGGGTAATGGTATTTTTAGCGACAGAATTAATTCATTGCTATTAATGCATTTTGTTGGTAGATATTTGAAAAAATGATTTCGGGAATGTATCTTGGAGAACTTCTTCGAAGAGTTTTATATAGAATGGCTGATGAGGCTGCACTTTTTGGTGTTATAGTTCCCCAGAAACTAAAAACCCCGTTTATTTTgaggtatttttttttttgttttttaaagtttatgatttcatacattttttttggctatttcaATGGATGAGTGAGGTAGAATGGAAGCATACTAGGTGTGTTCTAGCAACCAATACAGAAACACATGCTTAGAGAGTAAAATCAAAGGGGTAAATGCGGGaagtagcaatgtacttttattgatttgtttactataacattctactttcatttcttcataCTGCAACATTgtgctttgaaaaatctaccccgCTATAACAATGTCATTTAAATACAAATCAATTTCCagtgctataattgggtagactTTTCAATGTATACTGGCTtaataagaaaatgaaaatggaAGTATAATGCTACGATTTGATaatattttcaaagtacaatgtcttaataagaaaaagttgaaagtagaatgctataatagaAAGGATTGAAAGTATTAATGAAAGTACGttgctttttcttttatttagccCATGATTATCTTATGACATCGCGATCCACTTCAAACTTTCAcaagaaaaaaacattttttcattttttccaatcCACAGGACACCTGAGATGTCGGCAATGCATCACGACACATCCTCCGATCTACGAGTGGTCGGAAACAAAATGAAAGACATTTTAGAGGTACAATATTTAATTATGAAAtgattacattttttttatcacaAAGTATAGTTGATTTTTTTCAATTTCGGTCCCTAAAGGTTTTCTCgtgcaactttggtccttattTTAGGATTTTGTAACGTTTTGGTCGTTGTTCCAAATAAAATTACTATTTTTGGTCCTAGGGAccaaaattatagtttttttttacttGTAACAAGGATCAAAAGCCTCAAATCAGGACCAACATTGCAATAAAAAGCTtttaggaccaaaattgcaaaaatcagtTATACTCGAGGAACAAAAATGTAACCTTTGTTAGATGTTTAAGTCACACCGTCTCATTTGCCTCTATATATATCGGAGTCTCTCTCCCTCCTCTACCTTAAGGGAAAGAGAACTCATGACTTCACATAACcaacatggtatcagagccagcgTCTAGCATAAACACTGCTTTGGTGCAGATATCCAACACATCCCTCAAGACACGAAGGGTTGTAGTCGAGCTTTGCAATATAATCGCCACACGAGGAGCTCGTCTTGCTGCTTCCGGGATTTTGGGAATTTTAAAGAAATTAGGAAGGGATACGGTTAGAGAAGGGGAAACACCAAACACAGTCATAGCAATGGACGGGGGGTTATATGAACACTACACCGAATACAGTAAATGTATGGAGAGTGCACTACATGAACTTGTAGGTGATAAAGTTTCAGATACTATTAAGCTTGTACACTCGAACGATGGGTCAGGAATCGGGGCGGCTCTTCTTGCCGCCTCTCATTCTCAATATCTTGAGGTTGATGGTTCGTAAGAAAAgggattaaaatatatataattattatagaAGTGAAAAATGTTGCTATGTGAAGAGACTTCTATAGTGAATTAATTCTTGAATTATGGTATTGTAGAATATGTACCAAAGGGCTAGATTATCTATTAAAATTCTGCTTGATAAAGCAAGTTTGATTTGAAAAATCTAACTCGAAAAAACTTGTAAGAAATATATCTAATAGAACAAGTTTATTTTGCCTAgacccaaaaaaaaaacattgaccATATATTTAGTTTTGTCACAGGCTTTTATGCAAATATAATTTAACTGAAATTATGAAACTTCTTAATATCTCCCTCTTTCTATAGTTGGGTGACCTGTATAAGCATTTTgacataataaaataataaaaggaaGTTAAGTTTGTTTGTCAAAAATAAATGGAATGGAGAGTTTGTTTATGAAAGTTGATTTCTTTTCCTGCAACGATTTTTCATTCCATAAgagaatattttatttaaaatgataATATGATATATTATAGGACAAATcttaaaaaaaatccaatataTTTTCAATAAGTTCTTAAAAAGACCATTATACTATTTTTTTAGTATATTAAAAAACGTCATATTTTTTAAATTGTCTAATTTAAGATTTGAGATTGACACCATAAATGATGTTCGTTACAATGAACTAAATTATAAAATTTCAAATAATATAAGGGTTTTTTTAATGGTTGATGAAAATATGTTAGAGCTTTTAATGcacaaaacaaatatatatatatatatatatatatatatatatatatatatatatatatatatatatatatatatatatatatatatatatatatatatatatatatatatatatatagattttttctaagatttgtcactatattataattataaattatttttatttatataacattTAATAAAGTTGATGCTTTTGAAATTAACtttttaattttctaaaactaactaaaaaaattatttagagTTTGCGgctattaaattttatttttgtcaATCGTTATGTTTAAATGATATAGTTTTTCTACTATTTGAAACACTAATAATATATGTTTTAAACGACAAAATCTGTTGATATGCAATACATATACTTTttctgattaattttttttataattttttttaattcaattaataGTTCAATACTGTTACAAAAATATCATAACTGATCAATTACATAAAGTAAATAATTTTTGAAGTAgacaattaaaaaattaaaaaccatcTAGAACAAGCATTTGAAGCTACAAAAACGGCTCCCATGTTGTCACTTTCGCTTACTCGGAACCCCCATCTGGAACAGGACACATGGTGATCGGTAAATATTAGTCTTCCATGATCGTTGTCGATCATCATTCCATCGCGACGATACGAAATCCGTTCAACTTCTTAGCAATCACTGTTATTACGCTTTGACTGAACGATTTGATCCGTCCGTATAAAGTATGTGAAAAACAGAGCAATCCATTGTTTAATTCTGCCATTAAATTCGTAACCTCTTTTTATTCTTCATTTCCCGTCTGTTGCCTCGCCGTGCACATTCACCGATCGCACCGGTTGCACTTAAAAAGGAAACACACTACATCAATTTAAAAAATTTACCCTTCTTTCTACATCAGAAAGTCCAGATGATTCGTGGCTCTTTTATATGCGCAGGGATGTTGGGTtagaaaagtttttgaattttctatttcTTGTCGATATTCCCATGTGCGTGTTTGATTTTCATGGCATGGGCCAGGATTACTTCCCTAAAAAGTGTGCATGTTTGCAATGTGAGTGTTGGATCCGATTTTGTAATGTGCGGGGGACGTGTGAAGTGAAGCACACAAGGTGTTTGTGAAATTGTCTCAGTGAACAAATCTGCATTTTTTTTTCTCATCTCTGGCAAAATGCAGTTGAGGATAGTGGCAATGGAGGAAGGGAAAGCACCCACCATCAACTCAATCAGAGTAACAAATCAATCCAGGTGTTTCCCTATGAGATTACTAGGATTCATGTTATTGTTTATAGGTATTTGCATTggcttttcaatcataaatatgTTCAAGATCCGATATCTAGGCACTCAGAATATAATTTCAGGAGCACAGACCTTAATACAGTCTTGTTTTCAAGAATCCAATAGTTTACAGAACTGGATTGAGCCTCCATCAACTTATATGCACACATTGGATGATAGTGAGCTATTCTGGAGAGCTTCATTTGTTCCTCAGATCAAAGACTACCCTTTTAAAAGATCTCCAAAGATTGCATTCATGTTCTTGACAAGAGGACCTTTACCATTGGCACCACTATGGGAGAGGTTTTTCAAAGGGAATGAAGAATTTTATACCATTTATGTCCACACAATGCCTTCATATCGTGCAAACTTTTCAACCTCTTCAGTCTTCTATCAGAAACAAGTTCCTAGTCAGGTTAGCCACCATTATCTTCCTTCTTTCTTGATCATCTGTGGTTTTCCAACATTTTGTTGGGAAAATGGTCTCAAAGATTCCCCACAACCTACCCCAATCAAATATACTTTGAGTATTAGATTCTTTCTTTATTCTCTTGTTTAGAGCATAgaaaaaaatattcattttctTACTTTTTTATGTAGGTGGTGGAATGGGGAATGATGAGTATGTGTGATGCAGAAAGAAGACTTCTAGCCAATGCATTGTTAGACATCTCAAACGAGTGGTTTGTTCTATTATCAGAAGCCTGCATTCCTCTTCAGAAATTCAGCATTATCTATCACTACATATCAAGATCTAGATTCAGTTTCATGGGTGCATTTGATGAGCCTGGGCCTTATGGTAGGGGCAGATATGATGATAAAATGTTACCTGAGGTCAACATTGACCAATGGCGAAAAGGGTCTCAATGGTTTGAAGCTAATAGGAAACTAGCAGTTGATATCATAAAAGATCTCAAATATTATCCCAAATTCGAGCAGTTTTGCACACCAGATTGTTATGTTGATGAACATTATTTCCCAACAATGCTGACTATTGAGAGTCCATATTTATTGGCGAATAGGACACTTACATATGTTGACTGGTCAAGGGGTGGTGCTCATCCTGCTACTTTTGGGAAGAATGATGTGACATTGGAATTTTTCAGGAAAATTCAGCAACACCATACATGTGTTTATAATAACCAGCCAACTTCAGTTTGCTTCCTTTTTGCAAGAAAGTTTGCTCCTAATGCTCTGGATATACTACTGCAGAACTCTGCACAGTTTTTTGGCTACTGATTTCAGGTTATTTCTCATCTTTATTTCAATAAGTAGATCACTAATGGCAGCATGGATCATGGTTTTATCATTTATGATTGGGTGGGTGTTTGGTGTGCATTTTTGAAGCAGAATTAGATGTTCAAAGCTAGGGACAGTTAGGTAATCTTACATTTGTTCTGATTATCTGTTTTCTTATAGCAACTCCTAAATTGATTGTTCGAATCTGGTTATTTTGATTAGAAACTCAGAATCCTCATCAGTTTAGGCAAAGAATTTGTTCATTATTCTGACTTCAAATCATGATAATCAGTTTTAAGAGCTTGTAACTCTTTGCATGAAAGTCAGTTTACAGCACTTCAATTGCATACCAAATGGGATATGTTGTTCACAGCAAAGAAGCATTAAAGTATATACTTAAATGGGTCATGGTTGATCTAGTAGTATGATATGGTGTTGGGATGTTTTCAAAGTATTTTTGTGATTTAAAGTAGAATCAGATATTTAAAGTATATACTTAAATGTTACATCGACCTCAAGAACCCATTTTCTTAGGTTACCCCCTATCACACAACATCTTCTATCTCCTCTAAGTTTACATATCACAACTTATATCAATTACACTCTCTAGCTCATGCCCCTTTCCACTCTTGGTAGTCTCTTGCAATGCCCACTCTTCTTTTACCTAAGACCTCTGCCATTTCCAATAACTTCACACTCAAAGACCCTACACTTTGGGGTACATAATTGTAACTTAGAATCCTCCACACCCTTAAAAAATATCCTACAACGCTTTAAAAGCATGGCAAATGAGAGAATTTTATTCACAATGAAGAAGCATAAAAGTATGTTTAAATGGATAAATAGTTTATGACATCAATTATAAACAAATTTGATGACCATAATAGTATACCCTTATGTGATAAACTGTAAACGTTCTTTAAAATGATACAACAATGGCACATGAACCAAACTAGTCCTCAAGAAAAACAAtacatgaagaaaaaaaaaagatatttacAATTCATCATGAGTTTCTGAAGTTTGAACATCAATGAGGTAGTTAGCAACTAAAGAAGCATGCATTGCAGCACCAAACGGAAGTATATCTTCATTAATTTCAAAAAATGGAGAATGAACAGATACAGGATTTTTATTCGATTCACTCTTCATTCCAAGAAAGTAGAAATAACCAGGTATCACCTCTTGGTAACACGAAAAATCCTCTGATCCCATTAATGGTAACATACTTTTAACATTAGAAGCTCCAACAACATCCCCTGCAACTTTTACAAAGTGCTTATGCAATCCTTCATCATTTATGGTAGCAGGAAAAAAAGGTTTGTCTTTTGAAGAGAACTCAACACTCGCATTGCACCTTTGTACTGTTGCTTGCCCTATAATAACCTgttttttttcaataaataaattagcttcatttttataaatatgtacatgcatttatattttatttcatCAAAAACCTTTACCTCCTCGATCCGCTGCTTGAGATGCATGAAACTTTCTTTAGAAAAAGCTCGAAAGGTGCCACCAATGGTGACTGAATCTGGAATAACATTGAAAGCACCACCACCTTGGAACTTAGCAACTGTAACTACCTGCAAAAAAATAGCATTTtacttttgatttttcttttcttattaagacattaagtacattgctatttcttgatttgatgatgagGATAACAAGTTTTTAGCTTACTTGAGAATCAAGAGGATCGGCTTCTCGTGAGACCAGATGTTGTAAACTAACAACAACATTTGAAGCTGCTAAAATAGGATCTATTGAATGTTGTGGAATGGCTGCATGACCTCCTTTTCCAGTTATCACAGCTTCAAAGAAGCCACTTCCAGCCAAAAGGGTACCTGATTTAGAGGACACTTCACCTAAAGGTAACCCTGGAGATACATGTAGACCAAATATTGCTTTCACATTTTCTAGAACTCCGCTGTCTATTACCCGTATTGCCCCTCCACCCCCTTCCTCTGCTGGTTGGAAAACAAGAACCACTGTCCCctgattatttaaaaaaaaaaaaaacaaattttaagggttggatgcaagaaatagcaatgtgctTTCATTGATTCGTGTATTATTAGAGCATTGTGCTTTGAAAAATACACCTCAATTACAGCAGTGTCATCCAAATACAAACAATTTTTTGAGCAATTTTATGTCCTAATAACAAAGAAGTTGAAATTGTACTTTtattttttcaaagtacaatgtgaTAAAAGGAAGAAATGAAAGCAGGATGCTATAATGAAGGGatcaatgaaagtatgttgcatTTAAGGCTAAAAAAACTGAATTAACAAACCTTCAAAAGATGGCTATGATCTTTTAGAATCTTAGCTGCACCAAGAAGCATAGTGACATGAGCATCATGGCCACAAGCATGCATCTTTCCAGAAACTTTACTCTTGTGTTCCCATTCCACCATTTCCTAAtctcaaaatcaaagtcaaacgTACAATAATTAAGTTTCTATCAAAAGTCAACAGATTTCCCATAACAATCTTAGACTAGTAATCAAAACTGTATAGCTGTTGTTTCAGTCAAGATGAAAAAGGTCAAACATACAGCAAGAGTCCAAGTTTGTATCAAAAAGTCAACGAGGTTACCTTAATTATCTGTACTAGCAATAAACACAAACACAACAAACTAGTAATAAAGAAGCATAAGATTTAAATGAATAAAACCTGCATGAGAAGAGCATCCATATCTGCCCTGATAGCAACAAAAGGAGGTTCACCGGAGCCTATATAACCGATAACGCCGGTAACTGCAACTGGATACTTATAATCAATACCCAATTTATCTAACTCGTCTCTGATAATTTTACTGGTTTCAAACTCTTCGTAACCTAATTCAGGATTCTCGTGTATCCTTCTCCTAATCCCCACCATCCAATCGAAAACCTCATCTTCTTTAGCAAGTTTGAGAAATTGTTTCGAAATATCAGAAACCCCAATCGAGATTTGGGGTTTGAATATggaaaaaatcaaaattacagAAATCCATTTGGGTAAATCCATGTTTTGCTATGAAGATGGGTGCATTAGTTGATGAAAAGGAATACGACGACACGAAAGAGTGTAAAAAAAGGATATAAAAGAAACAGTCGGCGAGTGAAAATTGGGATGAGGGAAGTGAGTTTGGGTACGGCTCCGACGGCTATTAAATATCTCATTTTGGCCACGAGGAATCGCTTTTCGAGGTTAGTACATGTGCGTTTACGGAAATACCACGTGGGCTATtcacttttttattattatttagatacttattttaacaaaaaaataataataataatgtaaatTTAGCCATTTtaagtgtttttttttaaatacaggGACACTATAAAATACTAAAATGGAAAACTACCTTACTTGATGGTTTTTGCGAAATGATCAAAACAATTTCTGTTTCTTTGCATTTCGAAATGTTCATCATCCTGGGAAATATTATTATCCCTTGTGAAATATGTTACTGACCAGTTTATGTTTTTTTGCCagaaaaaaaatcttttacaCGTAAATTAGCATAATCTTTGACACTACTAAATG includes these proteins:
- the LOC111910298 gene encoding hexokinase-1, whose product is MGKVAVGAAVIGGVAICAAASLIVRHHVRSSRRWVKTVEILKELEDKCATSNAKLKQIADAMTVEMHAGLASEGGSKLKMLISYVDNLPTGDEEGVYYALDLGGTNFRVLRVQLAGKSGIKSQEFAEVSIPPQLMIGTSQALFDYIAAELAKFVADEGDKFHLPPGRQRELGFTFSFPVMQLSIDSGSLMRWTKGFSIHDMVGQDVVAELTHAMKRQGVDMRVSALVNDTVGTLAGGRYDNKDVVIAVILGTGSNAAYVERAQGIPKWHGPPPKSGEMVVNMEWGNFRSSQLPLTEYDNALDVESLNPNEQIFEKMISGMYLGELLRRVLYRMADEAALFGVIVPQKLKTPFILRTPEMSAMHHDTSSDLRVVGNKMKDILEISNTSLKTRRVVVELCNIIATRGARLAASGILGILKKLGRDTVREGETPNTVIAMDGGLYEHYTEYSKCMESALHELVGDKVSDTIKLVHSNDGSGIGAALLAASHSQYLEVDGS
- the LOC111910300 gene encoding glycosyltransferase BC10 — protein: MQLRIVAMEEGKAPTINSIRVTNQSRCFPMRLLGFMLLFIGICIGFSIINMFKIRYLGTQNIISGAQTLIQSCFQESNSLQNWIEPPSTYMHTLDDSELFWRASFVPQIKDYPFKRSPKIAFMFLTRGPLPLAPLWERFFKGNEEFYTIYVHTMPSYRANFSTSSVFYQKQVPSQVVEWGMMSMCDAERRLLANALLDISNEWFVLLSEACIPLQKFSIIYHYISRSRFSFMGAFDEPGPYGRGRYDDKMLPEVNIDQWRKGSQWFEANRKLAVDIIKDLKYYPKFEQFCTPDCYVDEHYFPTMLTIESPYLLANRTLTYVDWSRGGAHPATFGKNDVTLEFFRKIQQHHTCVYNNQPTSVCFLFARKFAPNALDILLQNSAQFFGY
- the LOC111910299 gene encoding IAA-amino acid hydrolase ILR1-like 4, with the translated sequence MDLPKWISVILIFSIFKPQISIGVSDISKQFLKLAKEDEVFDWMVGIRRRIHENPELGYEEFETSKIIRDELDKLGIDYKYPVAVTGVIGYIGSGEPPFVAIRADMDALLMQEMVEWEHKSKVSGKMHACGHDAHVTMLLGAAKILKDHSHLLKGTVVLVFQPAEEGGGGAIRVIDSGVLENVKAIFGLHVSPGLPLGEVSSKSGTLLAGSGFFEAVITGKGGHAAIPQHSIDPILAASNVVVSLQHLVSREADPLDSQVVTVAKFQGGGAFNVIPDSVTIGGTFRAFSKESFMHLKQRIEEVIIGQATVQRCNASVEFSSKDKPFFPATINDEGLHKHFVKVAGDVVGASNVKSMLPLMGSEDFSCYQEVIPGYFYFLGMKSESNKNPVSVHSPFFEINEDILPFGAAMHASLVANYLIDVQTSETHDEL